Proteins encoded within one genomic window of Gemmatimonadaceae bacterium:
- a CDS encoding leucyl aminopeptidase, producing the protein MTLTLNAAALPSDFGTLETPLLVIALASTPASASSSAPTLTSDLQPIDAVTSGALGRVLSRRDFRGGRDETLHLAGGERGVERILLVGMGPAADRASALRRAGAIAARQANRMGVGRLAFVAGSMTADEVEAAGLGLIAGAWDFKEMKTAPPAEEQRAPLDQATILNANADANNAGVRAAQAIGEGHSLARRLGMLPGNICTPDYLAETARDIAKRFGMQITVLDREAMTREKMGSFLCVAQGTTQDPKLIAIEYRRGPKDGKPIALVGKGLCFDSGGISIKPAQGMEWMKFDMCGAAGVLGAMEAIGRLELPVNVVGLIGSTTNMPSGEAVKPGDVVQASNGKFIEIINTDAEGRLVLADVLVYAKRFEPDAVVDAATLTGACVIALGHTATGVMGNDEALVQEVLNAGKRSGEPGWPLPLWDDYKDLIKSDVADIKNSGGRPAGTITAALFLKEFAEGYSWVHLDIAGTAYTESDLGTVPRGPTGVPVGTFVELVRGRTR; encoded by the coding sequence ATGACCCTCACGTTGAATGCCGCGGCGCTGCCGTCCGACTTCGGCACGCTCGAGACGCCGCTGCTCGTCATCGCGCTCGCCAGCACGCCCGCCAGCGCGTCTTCGAGCGCACCGACGTTGACCAGCGACCTGCAGCCGATCGACGCCGTCACGTCCGGCGCGCTCGGACGAGTCCTCTCCCGCCGCGACTTCCGCGGCGGTCGAGACGAGACGCTGCATCTCGCGGGCGGCGAGCGAGGCGTCGAGCGCATTCTGCTCGTCGGCATGGGGCCGGCCGCCGATCGCGCCTCCGCGTTGCGCCGTGCGGGCGCCATCGCGGCGCGGCAGGCGAATCGCATGGGCGTCGGCAGACTGGCATTCGTCGCGGGTTCCATGACGGCGGACGAAGTCGAAGCCGCCGGCCTCGGGCTCATCGCCGGCGCATGGGACTTTAAAGAAATGAAAACGGCGCCGCCCGCCGAAGAGCAGCGCGCGCCGCTCGACCAGGCAACCATTCTCAATGCCAACGCCGACGCCAACAACGCCGGCGTCCGCGCCGCGCAGGCGATCGGCGAAGGCCACTCGCTCGCCCGCCGCCTGGGCATGCTGCCCGGCAACATCTGCACGCCGGACTATCTCGCCGAGACCGCGCGCGACATCGCGAAGCGATTCGGCATGCAGATCACGGTGCTCGATCGCGAGGCGATGACGCGCGAAAAGATGGGATCGTTTCTCTGCGTCGCGCAGGGCACGACGCAGGATCCCAAGCTGATCGCGATCGAGTATCGCCGCGGGCCCAAGGACGGCAAACCGATCGCGCTCGTCGGCAAGGGACTCTGCTTCGACTCGGGCGGCATCTCCATCAAGCCCGCGCAGGGCATGGAGTGGATGAAGTTCGACATGTGCGGCGCCGCCGGCGTGCTTGGCGCCATGGAAGCGATCGGCCGTTTGGAACTTCCGGTCAACGTCGTGGGTCTCATCGGCTCGACGACCAACATGCCTTCGGGCGAAGCCGTGAAGCCCGGTGACGTGGTGCAGGCGTCGAACGGAAAATTCATCGAGATCATCAACACCGACGCGGAAGGCCGGCTCGTTCTCGCCGACGTATTGGTGTACGCCAAGCGCTTCGAGCCTGACGCGGTGGTCGACGCGGCGACGCTGACGGGTGCGTGCGTCATCGCGCTCGGACACACCGCCACCGGCGTGATGGGCAACGACGAAGCATTGGTGCAGGAAGTGCTGAACGCGGGCAAGCGCTCTGGTGAACCGGGGTGGCCGCTGCCGCTGTGGGACGATTATAAAGATCTCATCAAGTCCGACGTTGCGGACATCAAGAACTCGGGCGGACGGCCCGCGGGCACCATCACCGCGGCGCTCTTCCTCAAGGAGTTCGCCGAAGGCTACTCATGGGTGCATCTGGACATCGCGGGAACGGCGTACACGGAATCGGATCTGGGCACGGTGCCGCGGGGACCGACCGGCGTGCCCGTTGGAACGTTCGTCGAGCTCGTGCGAGGACGCACACGCTGA
- the icd gene encoding isocitrate dehydrogenase (NADP(+)), producing the protein MATYKLAKVPSNGERIGYEQGVLNVPNNPIIPFVEGDGTGADIWRASVRVFDAAIEKAYGGERRVAWMEVFAGEKAFTNYNDWLPQETVDAMQEFRVSIKGPLTTPVGGGIRSLNVTLRQVLDLYACIRPVRYFEGVGSPMKDPGKLNIVVFRENTEDVYAGIEWKAGSPEADKLRDFIQKEFKKDIREHSAIGIKPMSEFGSKRLIDMAIRYALKHDLPSVTLMHKGNIMKFTEGAFRDWGYDLAREKYADTLVSEADLAKGGPGARADAVIIKDRIADSMFQQLLLRPDEYSVIATPNLNGDYVSDAAAAQVGGLGIAPGGNVGDGVAVFEATHGTAPKYANLDKINPGSVILSGVMMFEYMGWNEAARLIERGLENAIKSKRVTYDLARQMPGASEVSTSGFGDGIIKGMSA; encoded by the coding sequence ATGGCCACGTATAAGCTCGCCAAGGTTCCGTCGAACGGAGAACGCATCGGTTACGAGCAGGGTGTGCTCAACGTCCCGAACAATCCGATCATCCCGTTCGTGGAAGGCGATGGGACCGGCGCCGACATCTGGCGCGCGTCCGTGCGTGTGTTCGACGCGGCCATCGAAAAGGCGTACGGCGGCGAACGCCGCGTGGCGTGGATGGAAGTCTTCGCCGGCGAAAAGGCCTTCACGAATTACAACGACTGGCTGCCGCAGGAAACGGTCGACGCGATGCAGGAATTCCGCGTCTCGATCAAGGGTCCGCTCACGACGCCGGTGGGCGGCGGCATTCGCTCGCTCAACGTGACGCTGCGCCAGGTCCTCGACCTCTACGCCTGCATTCGCCCCGTCCGCTACTTCGAGGGCGTCGGCAGCCCGATGAAGGATCCGGGGAAGCTCAACATCGTCGTCTTCCGCGAGAATACCGAAGACGTGTACGCCGGCATCGAGTGGAAGGCGGGATCGCCCGAAGCCGACAAGCTCCGCGACTTCATCCAGAAGGAATTCAAGAAGGACATCCGCGAGCATTCGGCGATCGGCATCAAGCCGATGTCGGAATTCGGCTCGAAGCGCCTGATCGACATGGCGATTCGTTACGCGCTCAAGCACGACCTGCCCTCGGTGACGCTCATGCACAAGGGCAACATCATGAAATTCACCGAAGGCGCGTTCCGCGACTGGGGCTATGACCTGGCGCGCGAGAAGTACGCCGATACGCTGGTGAGTGAAGCCGACCTCGCGAAGGGCGGACCGGGCGCGCGCGCCGACGCGGTGATCATCAAGGATCGCATCGCCGACTCGATGTTCCAGCAGCTGCTGCTGCGCCCCGATGAGTATTCCGTCATCGCGACGCCGAACCTGAACGGCGACTACGTCTCCGACGCGGCGGCCGCGCAGGTCGGCGGACTGGGCATTGCGCCCGGCGGCAACGTCGGCGACGGCGTGGCCGTGTTCGAGGCGACCCACGGCACCGCGCCCAAGTACGCCAATCTCGACAAGATCAACCCGGGCAGCGTCATCCTGTCCGGTGTGATGATGTTTGAATATATGGGTTGGAATGAAGCCGCGCGGCTCATCGAGCGCGGCCTCGAGAACGCCATCAAGTCGAAGCGGGTCACGTACGATCTCGCCCGCCAGATGCCCGGCGCGTCCGAAGTCTCGACGTCCGGCTTCGGCGACGGGATCATCAAGGGCATGTCGGCTTAA
- a CDS encoding Spy/CpxP family protein refolding chaperone, producing the protein MNARARSLFAVAVAATLLAGGGTVQAQGGGGRRNDSARIAGGRGRAAGGRAGRGAPDPQQALRRQIRDRFAEVVRRQLALTDDQAKQLKQVDDKYQQQRQSMQRDEREARQGLRALLEDTTATPDAGKVDQYLNRLVQGERKRADILEGEQKDLSAFLNPVQRAKYMALREQLQHRIADLTAQGRRGGPPPGPPPAQ; encoded by the coding sequence ATGAATGCCCGCGCGCGCTCTCTCTTCGCGGTGGCGGTGGCGGCGACGCTGCTGGCCGGAGGCGGTACGGTGCAGGCGCAGGGCGGCGGTGGCCGCCGAAATGACTCCGCTCGCATCGCCGGCGGTCGGGGACGTGCCGCCGGTGGTCGCGCGGGTCGCGGTGCGCCGGATCCGCAACAGGCGCTGCGCCGTCAGATTCGCGATCGCTTCGCCGAAGTCGTGCGGCGCCAGCTGGCCCTTACCGACGATCAGGCGAAGCAGCTCAAGCAGGTCGACGATAAGTACCAGCAGCAGCGTCAGTCCATGCAGCGCGACGAGCGCGAGGCGCGGCAGGGACTTCGCGCGCTGCTCGAGGATACCACGGCCACGCCGGATGCGGGGAAGGTGGATCAGTATCTCAACCGGCTCGTGCAGGGAGAGCGCAAGCGCGCCGACATCCTCGAGGGCGAGCAGAAGGATCTGTCGGCGTTCCTGAATCCGGTGCAGCGCGCCAAGTACATGGCCCTGCGCGAGCAGCTGCAACACCGCATCGCGGATCTGACTGCGCAGGGTCGTCGAGGCGGACCGCCGCCGGGGCCACCGCCGGCGCAATAA
- a CDS encoding zf-HC2 domain-containing protein, which yields MNDCTNAEIRDRLPELLHERLNDGVRAQVMAHLADCVDCRDELALLAEVRAAIEARTPRVDLNFVMQALPKPPAQSGHAVAAVPGVVRLDPRRRVWADWRVAAAVTLLVAGGSSVALLNRGPSATESSESIRAASSTVTASASTTRVPDSSIGVSSSPNAAVVAGAAPRTQPAPTVHPSATEVAATTADQTTPAVSASDASLSNLSESQLKALLQDIDKLPAVPVAEPEPVSLRINTRTSGDI from the coding sequence ATGAATGACTGCACCAACGCGGAAATCCGCGATCGATTGCCGGAACTGCTGCACGAGCGCCTGAACGACGGCGTGCGTGCGCAGGTGATGGCGCATCTCGCCGACTGCGTCGACTGCCGCGACGAGCTCGCCCTGCTCGCCGAGGTTCGCGCGGCGATCGAAGCGCGCACCCCGCGCGTCGATTTGAATTTCGTGATGCAGGCGCTGCCCAAGCCGCCGGCGCAAAGCGGTCACGCTGTTGCTGCTGTTCCTGGCGTCGTGCGGCTCGATCCGCGGCGTCGGGTGTGGGCGGATTGGCGGGTCGCGGCGGCGGTGACGCTGCTCGTGGCGGGTGGCAGCTCGGTGGCGCTGCTCAATCGTGGTCCGTCGGCGACGGAATCCTCGGAATCCATTCGCGCCGCCTCCTCGACCGTCACGGCGTCCGCGTCGACGACGCGGGTGCCCGATAGTTCGATTGGCGTTAGCTCGTCGCCGAATGCGGCCGTGGTGGCGGGCGCTGCTCCGCGGACGCAGCCGGCGCCGACAGTGCACCCGAGTGCGACGGAGGTCGCCGCGACGACTGCCGATCAAACGACTCCGGCCGTGTCGGCCAGCGACGCGAGTTTGTCGAATTTGAGTGAATCGCAATTGAAGGCGTTGCTGCAGGACATCGACAAGTTGCCGGCGGTCCCGGTCGCGGAACCCGAACCGGTGTCGCTGCGCATCAACACGCGGACCTCAGGAGATATCTGA
- a CDS encoding RNA polymerase sigma factor, whose amino-acid sequence MSDAQGRGKGSDDDRDRELIAKWRAGDERAASELVERHASALARFAVSSGERNEVDELVQDTFVRAFNSIDGFRGESSFRTWLFTIERRLLLDRRRAEKRRRDRDEVKEGDAATEYDALDSVVADETKIRLQQAVERLSPTQREVFTLRVTEGMSYKEIADAVGTTEGAARVHYHNAMRAVKESLDE is encoded by the coding sequence ATGAGCGATGCCCAGGGGAGGGGAAAGGGAAGCGATGACGACCGCGACCGGGAGCTCATCGCCAAATGGCGGGCTGGGGACGAGCGTGCGGCCTCGGAGTTGGTCGAGCGGCACGCGTCGGCTCTGGCGCGCTTCGCCGTCAGCTCCGGTGAACGCAACGAGGTGGACGAGCTGGTGCAGGACACGTTCGTTCGCGCATTCAACTCGATCGACGGGTTTCGCGGCGAGAGCTCATTTCGAACGTGGTTGTTCACGATCGAGCGCCGGTTGCTCCTGGACCGGCGGCGCGCCGAGAAGCGGCGGCGCGATCGCGATGAAGTCAAGGAAGGCGACGCGGCAACGGAGTACGATGCGCTCGACAGCGTCGTCGCCGACGAAACGAAGATTCGGTTGCAGCAGGCCGTCGAGCGCCTGTCGCCGACGCAGCGCGAGGTGTTCACGTTGCGTGTGACGGAAGGAATGTCGTACAAGGAAATCGCCGACGCGGTCGGCACGACGGAAGGCGCCGCGCGCGTGCACTATCACAACGCCATGCGCGCCGTGAAGGAGTCTCTCGATGAATGA
- a CDS encoding glycerophosphodiester phosphodiesterase: MPIERIAHRGAKRELPENTIPAFRRAFERGADAIELDVHATSDGVVVVHHDPGVRRGVRMVEIAETLIDGLGTLDGGGPARLADVLAMVPANRTVYAEIKGHGIERLVADCVAAAPQTVRCAVHSFDHGAIEVMRDIAPNIPRGVLFENDTAGILDVMARTGARDVWPNWKLVDASLVHAVHDAGGRVIVWTVNDVDVARRLSEIGVDGLCGDDVRLFSDS, encoded by the coding sequence ATGCCGATAGAACGAATCGCCCACCGGGGAGCCAAGCGGGAGTTGCCCGAGAATACGATCCCCGCGTTTCGGCGGGCGTTCGAGCGCGGGGCGGATGCCATCGAGCTCGACGTTCACGCCACCTCGGACGGGGTCGTCGTCGTCCACCACGATCCCGGCGTTCGTCGTGGCGTGCGGATGGTCGAGATCGCTGAGACGCTGATCGACGGGCTCGGCACCCTGGACGGCGGGGGCCCAGCCCGACTGGCCGACGTCCTCGCCATGGTCCCGGCGAACCGAACCGTCTACGCGGAGATCAAGGGTCATGGCATCGAACGACTGGTGGCCGATTGCGTTGCCGCCGCGCCGCAAACCGTTCGCTGCGCCGTGCACTCGTTCGATCACGGGGCGATCGAAGTCATGCGCGACATCGCGCCCAACATTCCGCGCGGCGTTCTCTTCGAGAACGACACAGCCGGCATTCTCGACGTCATGGCGCGAACCGGCGCGCGCGACGTATGGCCCAACTGGAAGCTCGTCGATGCGTCGCTCGTGCACGCCGTGCATGATGCGGGCGGTCGCGTCATCGTGTGGACCGTGAACGACGTGGACGTCGCGCGCCGGCTGAGTGAGATCGGCGTCGACGGATTGTGCGGTGACGACGTCCGCCTCTTTTCAGATTCCTGA
- a CDS encoding amidohydrolase family protein, producing the protein MPRLSTRLFLAALSASLLGASSCTTTAHAASQPSPQTPAPPAASTTPAADTGKSPPPGPGALSTPLADPFPSTYKPFASTPTYIYNVTILTAAGPAIHNGAVVLSDGKIAAVGTTAMDVPAGAVRIDGNGKYLTPGIIDVHSHLGVYAAPGVDALSDGNEATNPTTPYVWAEHSVWPQDPQFPRNLAGGVTTLQVLPGSANLIGGRSVVLKVVPARTVQGMKFPGAKYGLKMACGENPKRVYAQRGPSTRMGNVAGYRAAWIAAEEYRRRWDKWNADHKGDPPSRDLGNETLAEVLRGNILVHNHCYRADEMAQMIDIAHEFGYKIRAFHHGVEAYKIADLLAKEGIGAAVWADWGGFKMEAVDAIRGNLALLQHAGVKTIVHSDDPSGSQRLNQEAAKGMAEGRKLGITISDDEAIKWLTINPAWALDLDRQIGSIETGKNADVVLWSGNPFSVYTRAEKVWIDGAMLFDRLDPQQRWRTDFELGFIPADRGGSR; encoded by the coding sequence ATGCCACGACTCTCGACGCGGCTCTTCCTCGCCGCGCTTTCCGCTTCGCTCCTCGGCGCATCGAGCTGCACGACGACGGCGCATGCTGCGTCGCAGCCCAGTCCACAAACGCCGGCACCGCCGGCTGCGTCGACGACGCCGGCGGCTGATACCGGCAAATCGCCGCCACCCGGTCCCGGTGCGCTTTCCACGCCGCTCGCCGACCCATTTCCGAGCACGTACAAGCCGTTCGCGTCAACCCCGACGTACATCTACAACGTCACCATTCTCACCGCGGCGGGGCCGGCGATTCACAACGGCGCCGTCGTATTGAGCGATGGCAAGATCGCCGCGGTCGGCACGACGGCGATGGACGTTCCAGCCGGCGCCGTTCGCATCGACGGCAACGGCAAGTATCTCACGCCGGGAATCATCGACGTTCACTCGCATCTGGGCGTTTACGCCGCGCCCGGCGTCGACGCATTGAGCGACGGCAACGAGGCGACCAATCCCACGACGCCGTACGTGTGGGCGGAGCATTCGGTGTGGCCGCAGGATCCACAGTTCCCGCGCAATCTCGCCGGCGGTGTCACGACGCTGCAGGTGCTTCCAGGTTCGGCGAATCTCATCGGCGGCAGAAGTGTCGTCCTCAAGGTCGTGCCCGCGCGCACGGTGCAAGGCATGAAATTCCCCGGCGCCAAATACGGTCTCAAGATGGCGTGCGGCGAGAACCCCAAGCGCGTCTACGCGCAGCGCGGTCCGTCGACGCGCATGGGCAACGTGGCGGGCTATCGCGCCGCATGGATTGCGGCCGAGGAGTATCGGCGGCGCTGGGACAAGTGGAACGCGGATCACAAGGGCGATCCGCCGTCGCGCGACCTGGGCAACGAGACGCTCGCGGAGGTGCTGCGCGGCAACATCCTCGTGCACAACCACTGCTACCGCGCCGACGAGATGGCGCAGATGATCGACATCGCGCACGAATTCGGCTACAAGATCCGGGCATTCCATCACGGCGTCGAAGCGTACAAGATCGCCGACCTGCTCGCGAAAGAAGGTATCGGCGCCGCCGTGTGGGCCGATTGGGGCGGCTTCAAGATGGAAGCGGTCGACGCCATTCGCGGCAACCTGGCACTGCTCCAGCACGCGGGCGTGAAGACGATCGTGCATTCCGACGATCCATCCGGCTCGCAGCGCTTGAACCAGGAAGCGGCGAAAGGCATGGCCGAGGGGCGCAAGCTCGGCATCACGATCTCGGACGACGAGGCGATCAAGTGGCTCACGATCAATCCCGCGTGGGCGCTCGATCTCGATCGTCAGATCGGCTCGATCGAGACCGGCAAGAATGCCGACGTCGTCTTGTGGTCGGGCAATCCGTTCAGCGTCTACACGCGCGCCGAGAAAGTGTGGATCGACGGCGCGATGTTGTTCGATCGGCTCGATCCGCAGCAGCGCTGGCGCACCGATTTCGAGCTGGGATTCATTCCCGCCGACCGTGGAGGGAGCCGCTGA
- a CDS encoding amidohydrolase family protein — protein MRRFMSILLLPLLPALAAAQTIAITGARVFPVSGPVIENGTVVIRDGKIAAVGANLAVPAGAQHIDATGKWVTPGLIDAETQLGLFDIAYGSGPTDVAAKGPTPNTALTPSFRVWEGVNPRSIYVAPARQGGVTSVIVAPQTNNVVGGQMALIDLVDGALGDQLIKAPTAMFANFDAPPGDQIGARGELFARLRELLEDTRVYAKNRAAFERNQSRPFVAGRLDLEAMIPVVEGRLPLMLQASRASDIETALQIAKEYSIKLILTGAAEGWLVADKIAAARVPVLVGAMNNIPLSFNTLGSRQENAGQLRAAGVSVAMIGNAGGGDEEQFNIRNIRQEAGNAVAYGLPWAEALRAVTLAPAEIFGAADRVGSLQPGREANVVIWSGDPFELSTTPEHVYVRGREYTAPTRQDLLEQRYKTLPPEYRRP, from the coding sequence ATGCGCCGCTTCATGAGCATTCTCTTATTGCCGCTCTTGCCTGCCCTCGCGGCCGCGCAGACGATCGCCATCACGGGCGCGCGCGTCTTCCCGGTGAGCGGACCGGTGATCGAGAACGGCACCGTGGTGATCCGCGATGGAAAGATCGCGGCGGTCGGTGCGAACCTGGCCGTGCCCGCCGGCGCGCAGCACATCGACGCCACCGGCAAATGGGTCACGCCCGGGCTGATCGACGCGGAGACACAGCTTGGGCTGTTCGACATCGCGTATGGCTCCGGCCCGACCGACGTCGCCGCGAAAGGGCCGACGCCGAACACCGCCCTGACGCCGTCCTTCCGCGTCTGGGAGGGCGTGAATCCGCGATCGATCTACGTCGCGCCCGCGCGGCAAGGCGGCGTCACGAGCGTCATCGTCGCGCCGCAGACCAACAACGTCGTCGGCGGCCAGATGGCGCTGATCGACCTCGTCGACGGCGCACTCGGCGACCAGCTCATCAAGGCGCCGACGGCGATGTTCGCCAACTTCGATGCGCCGCCGGGCGACCAGATCGGCGCGCGGGGCGAGTTGTTCGCCAGACTGCGAGAGTTGCTCGAGGACACGCGCGTGTACGCGAAGAACCGCGCCGCGTTCGAGCGCAACCAGTCGCGGCCGTTCGTGGCCGGGCGCCTGGATCTCGAGGCGATGATCCCGGTCGTCGAAGGGCGGCTGCCCTTGATGCTGCAGGCGAGCCGCGCGAGCGACATCGAGACGGCATTACAGATCGCTAAAGAGTATTCTATAAAACTCATCCTCACCGGCGCGGCCGAGGGGTGGCTCGTCGCCGACAAGATCGCCGCCGCCAGGGTGCCGGTGCTGGTCGGCGCCATGAACAACATTCCGCTCTCGTTCAACACGCTGGGCTCGCGCCAGGAAAATGCCGGACAGCTTCGCGCGGCGGGCGTGTCCGTCGCCATGATCGGCAATGCGGGCGGCGGCGACGAGGAGCAGTTCAACATCCGCAACATCCGTCAGGAAGCGGGCAACGCGGTCGCGTACGGCCTGCCGTGGGCCGAAGCGTTGCGTGCGGTGACGCTGGCGCCGGCCGAGATCTTCGGCGCGGCGGATCGGGTCGGATCGCTTCAGCCGGGACGCGAAGCGAACGTCGTCATCTGGAGCGGCGATCCGTTCGAGCTGAGCACGACGCCCGAACATGTGTACGTCCGCGGGCGCGAGTACACCGCGCCCACGCGGCAGGATCTGTTGGAGCAGCGCTACAAGACGTTGCCGCCGGAGTACCGGCGGCCGTAG
- the rpmA gene encoding 50S ribosomal protein L27 codes for MAHKKGVGSSRNGRDSNPKYRGVKKYGGEKVVAGNIIVRQCGTKWHPGRNVGLGTDYTIYALIDGTVKFEHHSKSRYKVSVYPAESTSAA; via the coding sequence ATGGCACATAAAAAGGGCGTCGGCTCATCGCGCAACGGCCGCGATTCGAATCCGAAATACCGCGGCGTGAAGAAGTACGGCGGCGAGAAAGTGGTGGCCGGCAACATCATCGTCCGCCAGTGCGGCACCAAGTGGCACCCGGGCCGCAACGTCGGCCTGGGCACGGACTACACGATCTACGCGCTGATCGACGGCACGGTGAAGTTCGAGCACCATAGCAAGTCGAGATACAAAGTCAGCGTGTATCCGGCCGAATCGACGTCGGCGGCGTAA
- the rplU gene encoding 50S ribosomal protein L21 produces the protein MPYAIIKTGGKQFRVEPGRTYKIPSLAGEAGGKIEFNEVLLGNDGKNVKTGVPSLSGATVTGEIVRHGRGDKIIVFKQKRRKNYARKRGHRQGFTEVRINDISLG, from the coding sequence ATGCCATACGCCATCATCAAAACCGGCGGCAAGCAGTTCCGTGTCGAGCCGGGCCGCACCTACAAGATCCCGTCGCTCGCCGGCGAAGCCGGCGGCAAGATCGAATTCAACGAAGTGCTGCTCGGCAACGACGGCAAGAACGTCAAGACCGGCGTCCCCTCGCTGTCCGGCGCCACCGTCACGGGCGAGATCGTGCGGCATGGACGCGGCGACAAGATCATCGTCTTCAAGCAGAAGCGCCGAAAGAATTACGCGCGCAAGCGTGGACATCGGCAGGGCTTCACCGAAGTCCGCATCAACGACATTTCCCTCGGCTGA
- a CDS encoding Rne/Rng family ribonuclease: MKREILINANPRETRVAIIEDDQLAELLVDRPDARRMVGDIYLGRVEAVLPGIQAAFVDIGTEKSAFLHASDLVYPEDEHDGDHDDDADEDADEHGGGRRQRTKAPTIQDVLKRGQDLVVQVSKEPISTKGPRVTAQVSLAGRFLVFMPFAERVGVSRKIGDREARKRLRAQVEEVLPKDSGGVIVRTVGEDVTKETLERELTTLIGQWKRIKRKTHFVRAPNLIHRETSLTRGLMRDVFSTKVEQVTVDSKQVYNEILEYLKGIAPELMDRIKLYEEQTPLFDKANIEQELRDLFKRRCDLPSGGYLIIEPTEALVSVDVNSGRYTGKKDPEKTILRTNLEAAREVARQARLRDLGGIIVCDFIDMETKANRDKVLQELRTHLGRDRARTKAFAVSELGLIEMTRQRVRQSHLQNMTEACPTCHGTGRVFTAETIARRVERSIRRVGLEGRKDPLVVRIHPEVAMYVLENEKDLLKKLEKAVGFGLELRDDPLLKPDEFKLVVKSAGRDVTQQYAVA, translated from the coding sequence ATGAAACGAGAAATTTTGATCAACGCGAACCCGCGCGAGACGCGGGTCGCCATCATCGAGGACGACCAGCTCGCTGAACTTCTGGTCGATCGTCCCGATGCCCGCCGCATGGTCGGCGACATCTACCTGGGACGCGTCGAAGCGGTACTGCCGGGCATTCAGGCGGCATTCGTAGACATCGGGACCGAGAAGAGCGCGTTTCTCCACGCGTCCGATCTCGTGTACCCCGAGGACGAGCACGACGGCGATCACGACGATGACGCCGACGAGGATGCCGACGAGCACGGCGGCGGACGCCGTCAGCGCACCAAGGCGCCGACCATTCAGGACGTGCTCAAGCGCGGCCAGGACCTGGTCGTTCAGGTGTCGAAGGAGCCCATCTCGACCAAAGGGCCGCGCGTGACGGCGCAGGTCTCACTCGCCGGACGATTCCTGGTCTTCATGCCGTTCGCCGAACGCGTCGGCGTGAGCCGCAAGATCGGCGATCGCGAAGCACGCAAACGTCTGCGCGCGCAAGTCGAGGAAGTGCTGCCGAAAGATTCGGGCGGCGTGATCGTCCGCACCGTCGGCGAAGACGTGACGAAGGAGACGCTCGAACGCGAGCTCACCACGCTCATCGGACAGTGGAAGCGAATCAAGCGCAAGACGCACTTCGTGCGCGCGCCGAATCTCATCCACCGCGAGACGAGCCTCACGCGCGGCCTCATGCGCGACGTGTTCAGCACGAAGGTGGAACAGGTGACCGTGGACTCGAAGCAGGTCTACAACGAGATCCTCGAGTACCTGAAGGGCATTGCGCCCGAGCTGATGGATCGCATCAAGCTGTACGAGGAGCAGACGCCGCTCTTCGACAAGGCGAACATCGAGCAGGAGCTGCGCGATCTGTTCAAGCGCCGCTGCGATCTGCCGTCGGGTGGATACCTGATCATCGAGCCGACCGAAGCGCTCGTCTCGGTCGACGTGAATTCCGGCCGCTACACGGGCAAGAAGGATCCGGAGAAGACCATTCTCCGCACCAATCTCGAGGCGGCGCGCGAAGTCGCTCGCCAGGCGCGCCTCCGCGACCTGGGCGGCATCATCGTCTGCGACTTCATCGACATGGAGACCAAGGCGAATCGCGACAAGGTGCTGCAGGAGCTGCGCACGCACCTGGGCCGCGATCGCGCGCGTACCAAGGCGTTCGCCGTGAGCGAGCTCGGTCTCATCGAGATGACGCGCCAACGCGTGCGGCAGAGCCATCTCCAGAACATGACCGAAGCCTGTCCGACCTGTCACGGGACGGGCCGTGTGTTCACGGCGGAGACGATCGCACGGCGCGTCGAGCGTTCGATTCGCCGCGTCGGTCTCGAGGGCCGCAAGGATCCGCTCGTGGTGCGCATTCATCCCGAAGTGGCGATGTACGTGCTCGAGAACGAGAAGGACTTGCTGAAGAAGCTCGAGAAAGCCGTGGGATTCGGATTGGAGCTTCGTGATGATCCGCTGCTCAAGCCGGACGAATTCAAGCTGGTCGTGAAGTCGGCCGGGCGCGACGTGACGCAGCAGTACGCGGTGGCGTGA